Proteins encoded together in one Alteribacter keqinensis window:
- the buk gene encoding butyrate kinase, protein MEVSEVENREYRILAINPGSTSTKIGIFDNERAIMEETIRHDRDSLANYDSIIDQYPFRKQMILETLDNQGINLSKLSAVVGRGGLLRPIEGGTYEVNDLMLKDLREGYSGQHASNLGGIVANEIARQLNIPSYIVDPVVVDEMDELAKVSGFADFERKSIFHALNQKAVARKAAKEKGCKYEEMNLIVVHMGGGITVGAHKGGRVIDVNNGLHGEGPFSPERAGTVPAGDLVAMCFSGEYYSDEVMKKIVGQGGLVGYLGTNDAVEVEKRIASGDDKAELVYHAMAYQIAKEIAGSAAVLKGEVDAIILTGGLAYGKDFIHRIIERIHWISDVIVKPGENELEALAEGALRVLREEETAKVYAEAKVKNTADFS, encoded by the coding sequence ATGGAGGTAAGCGAAGTGGAGAATAGAGAATACCGAATTTTAGCGATCAATCCAGGTTCAACATCTACGAAAATTGGCATCTTTGACAATGAAAGAGCAATCATGGAGGAAACGATTCGTCATGATCGTGATTCATTGGCAAACTATGATTCCATCATCGATCAATATCCATTTCGTAAACAGATGATCTTGGAGACTCTCGATAATCAGGGAATCAATTTATCCAAATTATCTGCCGTCGTAGGCAGAGGGGGGCTTCTCAGGCCTATAGAAGGTGGAACCTACGAAGTGAATGACCTCATGCTGAAGGATTTGCGTGAAGGATACTCCGGACAGCATGCATCCAACCTCGGAGGAATTGTGGCAAATGAAATTGCAAGACAGCTGAACATTCCTTCTTATATTGTCGACCCTGTTGTGGTTGACGAAATGGATGAACTGGCAAAAGTCTCCGGATTTGCTGATTTTGAAAGGAAAAGCATCTTTCATGCACTCAACCAAAAGGCCGTGGCCAGAAAAGCAGCAAAAGAAAAAGGGTGTAAATATGAAGAGATGAATCTCATTGTCGTCCATATGGGCGGAGGCATCACTGTAGGTGCCCATAAAGGTGGACGAGTCATTGATGTAAACAACGGGCTTCACGGGGAAGGACCGTTTTCTCCTGAAAGAGCGGGGACAGTTCCTGCAGGTGATTTAGTTGCTATGTGCTTTAGCGGAGAATATTATTCCGATGAAGTAATGAAAAAAATTGTCGGACAAGGCGGCCTGGTCGGTTACCTCGGGACAAATGACGCCGTTGAAGTGGAGAAGCGGATTGCTTCCGGGGATGACAAGGCGGAGCTTGTGTATCATGCAATGGCCTATCAGATTGCCAAGGAAATTGCAGGTTCAGCAGCAGTTTTAAAAGGTGAAGTAGATGCCATCATTCTTACAGGCGGTCTTGCTTATGGAAAAGATTTTATCCACCGGATTATTGAACGAATTCACTGGATTTCGGATGTTATTGTAAAGCCTGGGGAGAACGAGCTTGAAGCATTGGCAGAAGGAGCTCTCCGGGTGCTCAGAGAAGAAGAAACAGCAAAAGTATATGCTGAAGCGAAAGTGAAAAACACGGCAGATTTCAGCTGA
- the lpdA gene encoding dihydrolipoyl dehydrogenase, translating into MSKDYDLVILGAGTGGYVAAIRAAQLGIKVAIVEKGKLGGTCLHNGCIPSKALLRSAEVFQTVKKSADFGVTAGEPVLDFSQVQKRKEGIVEQLYKGVQHLMKKGKIDVFKGHGRILGPSIFSPSPGTISVENLDGTDNEMLVPKNVLIATGSHPKTLPGLELNGTTIMSSDDALKLESLPQSITIIGGGVIGIEWASMLSDFGVEVTVLEYASHVLPLEDEDISKEMKRALKKKKITVITDAKVLSGEVEEQDGQVTVPYEHKGETKAVTSEKVLVSVGRAANVDDIGLQNTDIQVENGYIAVNEHYQTKESHIYAIGDVIGGLQLAHVASHEGIAAVEHMNGQDAHPVDADMVAKCTYSSPEVANVGLTEKAAKEKGYEVKTGTFPFKAIGKALVYGDTTGFVKFVSDAKTDDLLGVHMIGPHVTDMISEAALAKVLDAAHWEVAETIHPHPSLSEAIGEAALAVDGKAIHG; encoded by the coding sequence ATGTCAAAAGATTATGATTTAGTCATTTTAGGGGCCGGGACCGGCGGCTATGTAGCCGCCATCCGCGCAGCCCAGCTCGGTATAAAAGTGGCAATTGTTGAAAAAGGGAAACTGGGCGGGACATGCTTACATAACGGATGTATACCAAGTAAGGCATTACTTCGCAGTGCCGAGGTTTTTCAGACTGTTAAAAAAAGTGCAGATTTTGGTGTGACCGCCGGTGAGCCGGTTCTTGATTTCAGTCAGGTTCAAAAGCGCAAAGAGGGAATTGTTGAACAGCTCTATAAAGGTGTTCAGCATTTAATGAAAAAAGGAAAAATCGATGTATTTAAAGGTCACGGCCGGATTCTTGGTCCTTCGATCTTTTCTCCGTCACCCGGAACGATCAGTGTAGAAAACCTTGATGGAACGGACAATGAAATGCTTGTTCCGAAGAATGTTCTGATAGCGACCGGAAGCCACCCGAAAACGCTTCCGGGTCTTGAGTTAAACGGAACAACCATCATGTCATCCGATGATGCATTAAAACTGGAATCACTTCCCCAGTCAATCACCATTATCGGAGGTGGAGTAATCGGGATAGAGTGGGCATCCATGCTGTCTGATTTCGGAGTAGAAGTTACGGTTCTTGAGTATGCTTCGCACGTTCTGCCTCTTGAAGATGAAGATATTTCAAAAGAAATGAAGCGAGCCTTAAAAAAGAAAAAAATTACGGTTATCACGGATGCCAAGGTTCTTTCCGGTGAGGTTGAAGAGCAGGATGGACAAGTGACTGTCCCTTATGAGCATAAAGGAGAGACGAAGGCAGTGACGAGCGAGAAAGTGCTTGTATCTGTCGGTCGGGCTGCCAACGTTGATGATATCGGTCTTCAAAATACGGATATCCAGGTTGAGAATGGTTACATTGCTGTTAACGAACACTATCAGACAAAAGAATCTCACATTTATGCCATCGGTGATGTAATTGGTGGTCTGCAGCTCGCACATGTAGCTTCACATGAAGGAATAGCAGCTGTTGAGCATATGAATGGCCAGGATGCCCATCCTGTCGATGCTGACATGGTTGCAAAATGCACCTATTCTTCTCCAGAGGTAGCGAACGTAGGCCTTACGGAGAAAGCAGCAAAAGAAAAAGGATACGAAGTAAAAACAGGGACATTTCCTTTTAAAGCTATCGGAAAAGCCCTTGTGTATGGTGACACAACAGGTTTTGTAAAATTTGTGTCCGACGCAAAAACAGACGATTTACTTGGTGTTCATATGATCGGTCCTCATGTAACAGACATGATATCTGAAGCAGCCCTTGCTAAAGTACTTGATGCAGCACACTGGGAAGTGGCAGAAACCATCCACCCCCACCCGAGCCTGTCTGAAGCAATTGGTGAAGCCGCTCTTGCAGTTGATGGGAAGGCCATCCATGGATAA